CACGGACCGCTTGACGACCTTCATCCGCAGTTCGTTCAGCATCAGCGCGACCACGATCGGTGCCGGGAAGACGAACACGATCGTGAGCAGCGCCAGCAGCAGCGTGTTGAACATCAACCTGCCGAAGTCCGGCCCGGTGAACAGTTCGCGGAAGTGCTCGAGTCCCACCCACTGGCTGCCGGAGTAGCCGAGGAAGGGCACGTAGTCCTTGAAGGCGATCGTCAGGCCGTACATCGGCAGGTACTTGAAGAGGGCGAAGTACGCCAGGCCGGGCAGCAGCATCACGTACAGCCAGCGGTAGCGCAGCAACTCGCGTCCCAGCGGTCGTCGCGGCTTCCGCGGCGGGGCCTGCTTCACCTCAGCGGCGGGGGGCACCACCTGGTTCGGCGCCAGATCGGTGGCCATGGCGCCCTCCCTTCGGATCGAGGGGGCCCGGACACCTCCGGGCCCCGCGCAAGTGGGTCAGCCGCCGACCTTGGCAGCCAGCTCGTTGGTCTCCTTGGCGATCTGCGTGCCGCCGCTGTCGTACCAGCGCTTGATCTCCGCCTTCAGCTGGTCCTCGGTGATCGCACCGGACAGGTACTTGATCCGCGCGTCGGGGATGATGTTCTGCAGCGACTGACCCTTCGAGATCGAGGTCGGCGCGATCACCCCGAGCACCGGATTGAACACCGCGGTCTTCAGGTCCTCGTTCATCAGCACGTCGAACTCCTCCCGCATCGCCCGGCTGGCCGCGTCGTTCGGCTTCAGCTGGTAGGCGCCCATCCCGACGCTGGCCCGGGTGCCCAGCTGGATGAAGGCCTTGTCGACGTCGTTCTGGATCGCCTTCACCTTCGGGTCGTCCTGGTTGATCGGTACGGCGTACTTGCCGTCGGCCTTGAAGTTGCGGCCCTCGATCCCGTTGGTGAGCAGGACCGAGCCCTCCTTGGACTCCAGCTTGTCCAGCGCCTGCAGCACCTGGTCGAGCTGCTCCTCGGTGCGGATGTGCTGCTTGGAGACCGCGATCACCATGTTGTAGCCGGTGAACGGGTAGGAGTACTTCTTGCCGTCGGGAAGCGACAGGTTGCCGACCAAAGTGACCTTGTCGAAGTCCTTGGGGTTCTTCTCCTTGAACAGGTCGAGCAGCTGGGTCGCCCGGACGTTGACGTCGATGATCATGCCGCCCTTGCCCTGCACGAACGGGTCGTTCCAGTTCGCGCTGTCCAAGGTGGCGAAGTCAGGATTCACCAGGCCCTCGGTCACCCACTTGCGCAACCAGCGCTCCGCCGTGAGGAACTCAGGCGTGTCGAAGCCCGGGACCAGCTTGCCGTTGCGCTCGCCCCAGCCGTTCGGCGCACCGAACCAGGTCTCGACCACGTCGTACGGGCTGGCGCTGGCGTAGAAGCCGGGCCACTTCGGGATGATCAGGCCGTAGGTGTCCTTCTTGCCGTTGCCGTCCGGGTCGCGCTCGGTGAACGCCTTGGCGACGGCGTACAGGTCGTCGACGGTCTTCGGCTCCTGCAGGCCGAGCTTGGCCAGCCAGTCCTTGCGGATCACGATGCCGGAGCGCAGCAGCGGCCGGACCCGGTAGATGCCGTAGGTCTTGCCGTTGACCGTGGTGTTCTTGGCGGTCTGCTCGTCGGCGGGCTTGAGGTTCGGGTACTTGTCGAGCTTGCCGGTCAGGTCCCAGAAGGCGCCGGCCTCGGCCGCCTTGACGAACGACGGGCCCTTCTCGTTGACCACCATCAGGTCGGGGATGCTGTCCGAGGCCAGCGTGACGTTGGTCTTGTCGCCGTACTCCGCGTTCGGCACCCAGGTGATCTTGAGTTTCTTGCCGACCAGTTTCTCGACGGCCTGCTGCAGTTCGCCGCTGGGGTCGGGTGCGGTGCCGAACAGCGGCGCCATCACCGTCAGTTCGTTGCTCGAGGCTTGCTGTTCTTTGTCGCCGCTGCCGGAGCAGGCGGTGGCGAGCAGTGCCGTCGCGGAGACGACGGCGACGGCGAGGCGCCGACGGGACAGGATGGTCATGAGTTCCCTTTCAGATGCAGGCGCGCCTCGTTCTCGGCGAAGAAGCGCAGGCAGAGCCAGGTGTTCAGCTGGATCCAGCCGCCGGCCGCCAGGACCAGCCCGACCACCGGCAAGGTCGTGGACAGGTAGGCGATGGTGACGAAGACGAAGAGCAGGACGACGGACGACGCCGGGTGCGAGATCGCCATCAGCGAGGCCTTGGGCAGCAGGTCGCGCGGCCGGAGGTCGTAGTGAACGGCCATCGGCAGCAGGTAGGCCGCGATCACCGTGAGCACGCCCAGCGCGACGAAGCAGGCGAGCCGGGGGATCGACGCCCGCGCCCCGAGGGACGCGAAGTACAGGTAGTTGCCGGTGAGGACGACCGCCACGGTCAGCAGCGGCAGCACCACGACAGCGCCCCGGGCGAATTCCCGGCGAAAGCCGGCCCGGAAGGCAGGCAAGGCGTGAAACGATTCACCCGAAGACCTGCGTCTGGCCAGGGAATATGCTGTGAGCGTGGCCGGGCCGACACCCAGCGCGACACCGCCCAGCAGCGTGAAGGCGAGCAGGAGGAAGTTGAGCTTGATCGCCCAGACGAGTTCGTCCGCCGCGTCGTAGAGACGGATCGACCAACCCTGCGTACTCATCTGCGGCCAGGGCCGGGCCGCGGCCACGTCCTGATCGGGGTTTGTTTCACGGACCTACCTGCCTTGAGACGAGGCTGTTACGGGTGAAAAGTGTTGTGACCGTATAGTTGAATCGTCTCAATGTCAACGCTTCGGAAAGCGTTTGTCAGGCATCGGGCAAGCGGTTGCCCGAAGCCGTTCTCAGGGCCGGGAAATCCGCAGGTTCGCGTACTCGCCGATCATCGGCGCCATCTGCCGGAAGCCGAGCTTGCCGCCGCCGAGCGGATGCTCGTCGCGCCAGCTGAACGAGACCAGGCCGTTGATCGCGAAGGTGATCAGGCCGTCCTGGATCGACAGCCTCAGTGCGTACGGGCCTGCGGCGTCCATGACCGAGGGGAGCGGGTCGGGTCCCTGGGCGACGAGGTGAAAGCCGTAGCTCTTGCGCAGATTGCAGGTGTGCAGAGCGCGCTCGGCCGGCCAGCGGCGGCGGAAGTACGACACGTGATAGGTGTCCAGGTCGCCGTGGTGGTACTGCTCGTACGGCCCGGTCCTCGGTGCGAGGTCGAAGAGATCCTCGCCGTCGCGGCCCTTGGCGTGGAAGAACAGGATGCACAGCCCGGGCTCGCGGATCGGCCAGAAATCCCACTCCACCGTGACGTCGGGCCCGAAGTCCTCCGGGCACCAGAGCACGACGTTCGCATCCTGCCCGTCCGCCGGCGGACGCTTGCTCTCCAGCCGCAGCCGGCCGAGCGGGAAGGAGACCGCGCCGTCGCCTTCCAGTCTCCAGCCGTCCAGGTCGGCAGCCGAGGCCAACGCGTTCCGGTAGCTCATCATCAGTCCCGGGTGTAGTCGCTGGACTGGCGGACGACGAGATCCGGCTGGAAGATCACCTGGCGGTGGCTGTGCCGCTCGGCGTCCTCGACCTCCTCCTGCAGAAGCTGCATCGCGGTCCGGCCGAGCTGCCCGGCCGGCTGCCGGACCGACGACAGCGGTACGGCGGCAGCGGCGGCGAACCCGATGTCGTCGTACCCGACGATCGCCATGTCCTGCGGCACCCGGAGACCCGCCGCGGCCATCGCCTGCAGGAATCCGAGCGCCAGCAGATCGTTGCCGCAGAAGGCCGCGGTCGGGCGGGAGCGGCGAGGGAGGGCGGCGATCTTCTCGCCGGCCTCGCGACCGTGCGCGACGCCCATGACGGCGACCTCGAAGGTCTGCAACTCGACGTCGCCGGCCTTCTCGACGGTGCCGGTGATCCCGGCCAGCCGGTCCGCCACCTGTTGCATGCCGAGCGGTCCGCCGATGAAGGCGATCCGCCGATGGCCCGACTCGATCAGGTGCTGGCCGGCCAGTCGTCCGCCGACCTGGTCGTCCACCGAGACCGAGCACAGGCCGCTGTCGGCGGTTCGGTCGACGAGGACCACTGGCGTACCGCGGGCGACCAGCGCGTGCAGACCTGGGTCCGTGCTGTCGTACGGCGTGATGAGAATGCCGAACACGCGTTGCTGTTCGAGCTGGTCGAGGTGATGACCCTCGCGCACCGGATCGGTCTTGCTGTTGCAGAGCATCACCACGATGTCGTGCTCGTAGGCGACCTCGTCGGCGCCTTCGGCGAGGTCGGTGAAGAACGGGTTGGCCACGTCGAACACCACCAGGCCGACGGTCCGGCCGCGACCGAGGCGCAGATGCCGGGCGGCCTCGTTGCGCACGAAACCGAGCTCGCGGATGGTGTCCAGCACCCGTTGCCGGGTCTTGGGCGCCACGATCGACGGACGGTTCAGGACATTGCTGACCGTCCCGACCGAGACCCCGGCGTGCTGCGCGACCTCCTTGATGCTGGGAGTTGCCATCGCTCCTCATGTCACCGCCGCCGACTCGGACGACCAGCTTATCGGCGCCGGATTGAATCGTCTAAATCACCGGTTCAACGCCGCTCGACAAGCTAAGTGACTGCCGAGTAACATCCTCGCCATGGCCACTCAAGTGCTCGGCATGTGGGAGAGACTGCGCGGGATGCCCGGTGGGACGAGGCTGTTCTCGGTCGCGTTCACCTGGAAGGCGCCCTACTTCCGTTCGGTCCGGCCGCGGTTCGTGCAGGTCAGCCCGAACTACGCCGCACTCGTGCTGCCGAAGCGGCGGGCGGTGCAGAACCACATCGGTACCGTGCATGCCATTGCCGTGTGCAACGGTCTGGAGGCGGCCATGGGTGCCCTTGCCGAGGCGACGGTGCCCAGCGGGAAGCGCTGGCTGCCCAAGGGAATGGAGATCGCGTACCTCGCCAGGTCGACCTCGGATCTCACCTGCTCGGCCGAGACCGACCCGGACGCCTGGAGCGCCGGTCCCGACGTACCGGTGCGGGTGAAGGCGGTCCGCTCCGACGGTACCGTGGTGGTCGAGGGCACGATCAACCTGTGGGTCACCGACCGGAAGAAGTAATGCCCTCGCCTGGCCTCAACCAGGCGTCGTAGGGTCGTGCCGTGACTGATGCTTTGCGACTCGTCGACATCGCCGCCGAACACCTCGACGACGTGGTCCGGGTCCGGTCCAGATCGTTCGGCCCACTGGACGCGGCCAGCCGGGAGAACTGGATCAAGGACGCCAAGGAGTTCGTCGACGACGGCCGTTTCCTCGGGGTGACGGACGGCGACGAGGTCGTCGCGGGCGCCCGGTTCTGGGACTTCCAGCAGTGGTGGGGCGGCCGGCAGGTGCCGATGGCCGGAGTCGCGGGAGTCGTCGTCTCACCGGAGTACAGAGGTCGTGGCGTCGGCAGTCTGATGATGCGCGGCGTGCTGCAGCGAGCGGTGGAGAAGGGGTATCCGCTGACCGCGCTGTATCCGGCGACCACGGTGATCTATCGCCAACTCGGGTACGAGTTCGGTGGCGGGCGCTATCGGTTCAGCTTCCCCGCGGCCGGCCTGCGAGCCCTTGGTGGCAAGGAAGTCGCCGTACGCCGGGCAGGTGCCGACGACGCCGCTCGGATCCTCGAGTTGGTCGCCCAGGCACACACTGCGGGTCGTACCAGTGGTCCGCTGGTCTGGGCAGAGTCCAAGGTCGCCGACTGGCTCGCGGACGACGACAACTTCGGTTATCTCGCAGAAGACGGCTTCGTCGTCTACAACTGGGACGGCGGCGACCTGCGGGTCGACGAGATCATCGCCGGCTCCGAAGCGACCGCACGCGCTCTGTGGGCCACTGTCGGCTCCGGCTCGTCCATCGCCCGCACTGTGAATGCGTACGTCCCACCCACCGACCCGATCCATCTCCTGATCGAGCACGAGGCCGACAAGCAAGCGCAGCTCCAGCGATGGATGCTGCGCCTTCTCGACGCACCCGCAGCCATCGCGGCCCGCGGCTTCGCGCTCGGAGCGTCGCTGGAGGTCGACTTGGAACTCGACGACCCCGAACTGCCGAGCAACACCGGCCGCTGGCACCTGTCCGTCGCTGACGGCGCCGGCGCGCTCACATCCTCCACCGCCAGCGGCGAGGCCCTTCGCCTCAACGCCCGCGGCCTGGCCGCCCTGTACGCCGGTACGCCGCTCGCCACCCTGCGCCGCGCCGGTCTCGCCCTCGGCGGCTCACCGGCGAACGATCCCGCTCTGGACACCGCCTTCACCAGCGCGTCGTACATGCTCGACTACTTCTAAGCAGCGGCTAAGAATCGCGTCCCTACTCTGTGCCCTCCTCAACTTCTACAGGAGGGCACCGCCCCATGTTCGACACGATCAACGGTCTGCCGATCCATCCCCTCGTGGTCCACGCCGTCGTGGTCCTGTTGCCCGTCACGATCCTGGGCGTGCTCGCCCTGGTGATCCGCCCGGCCTGGCGAGCTCGGTACGGCGTGCTGGTTGCCGCCTGTGCTCTGGTCGTCACCCTGCTCATCCCGGTAGCCACCTCCAGCGGCGAGTCTCTGGAGAAGCACGTCGGGGATCCGGGGGAACACGCCGAGCTGGGTGACCAGCTGATCTGGTTCGCCGTGCCGTTGCTGATCACGGCCGTCGCTCTGGTGCTGGTCGACCGGGGGATCACCGACCGGATCGCACGACGCCCGCTGGCGGGGACTGTGATCTCTGTGGTCGCAGTGCTCGCGGCAGTTGCCGCAGGCGTACAGGTCTACCGGGTCGGCGAGTCGGGAGCACGGGCTGCCTGGGGCGACCAGGTCGGCGGGCAGGCACAGCACCGCTGAGCGGTCGGCGCGTCGATTTCTTGGTGGGCGAGTGGGCTACTAGGGTTGTCGAACACACGTTCGGAGGTAGTCCATGCGCGTACTGGGTGTCGACCCTGGTCTGACCAGGTGCGGCCTCGGCGTCGTCGAGGGGACCCCCGGACGGCCGCCGAGGCTGATCGCCGTCGGCCTGATCAAGACGCCCGCCGACCTGGACGTGGCCAAACGGCTGGTCCGGATCGAGGCCGGGATCGACGAGTGGATCACCGAGCATCAGCCGGACGCGGTCGCGGTCGAGCGCGTGTTCGCGCAGCACAACGTGCGGACGGTGATGGGGACGGCCCAGGCCTCCGGGGTCGCGATGGTGGTTGCTGCCAGGCGTGGCTTGCCGGTGGCGCTGCACACGCCGAGTGAGGTGAAGGCTGCCGTCACCGGATCGGGTCGCGCCGGCAAGGAGCAGGTGACGACGATGGTCACCCGGATCCTGAAGCTCGATGTGCGTCCGACCCCTGCCGACGCCGCGGACGCGCTCGCCCTGGCGATCTGCCATGTCTGGCGCGGTGGCGTGACGAGCAGGCTGCAGGAGGCCGCTGGAAGCCGGGCCGAGCTGGAGGCGAAGGCCCAGGCGCAGTCCCGGCTGCAGGTGGCGAGGCTGCGGGCCGCGGTCGCGGCGCAGAGTGGGCAACGATGACGACGGCGGCGCGCCTGTTCGCAGTACGGGACGGCGGCGCGGCTCTTGGTAGGACGCAGGCGACGGCGGGCGGTCGGCCCGCAGTACGGGGAGGTTGGCGATGATCGCGTTCGTGCGTGGCCCGGTGGCCGCGATCGGGCTGGACAGTTGCGTGATCGAGGTCGGGGGAGTGGGGCTGCAGCTCTACTGCCACCCGGGAACGCTGGCGACGCTGCGGCCGGGGCAGGAGTTCAAGCTGGCCACCTCGATGGTGGTGCGGGAGGACTCGCTGACGCTGTACGGGTTCGCGGACGCAGACGAGAAGGAGCTGTTCGAGCTGCTGCAGACCGCGTCGGGTGTGGGTCCGAAGCTGGCCCAGGCGGCGCTCGCGGTACTGAGCCCGGATCAGCTGCGACAGGCTGTCGCGCACGAGGACCTGGCGATGCTGGTGAAGATCCCAGGCGTAGGTAAGAAGGTCGCGCAGAGACTCGTGCTGGAGTTGAAGGACAAGATCGGTGCGCCGTCGCGGGTGGTGGCCGGACGGCCGCTGCACTCGAGCGAGGCTTGGCGCGAGCAGGTTCATGCCGGTCTGGTCGGCCTCGGCTGGTCGGCGCGCGACGCGGACGACGCGGTCATCGCGGTGTCGCCATTGGCCGCGGACAGTACCGAGCCGTCGGTGCCCGATCTCCTTCGGGCCGCCCTGCGCGCCCTGTCGAAGGCATAAGGGATGGAAGACAACGTCCGGCCGCTGGTGTCGGCAGACCTGGCGGATCTCGAGGAACGCAAGATCGAGTCCGCGCTGCGACCGCGCACGCTGGCGGAGTTCGGCGGTCAGCGCCGGGTGAGCGAGCAGCTCGAACTGGTTCTGCACGCGGCCCGCGGTCGCAACCGGGCTCCTGATCACGTGTTGCTGTCCGGTCCGCCCGGGCTCGGCAAGACCACGCTGGCCATGATCATCGCCAGCGAACTGTCGGCGCCGCTGCGAGTGACGAGCGGGCCGGCGATCCAGCATGCGGGTGACCTCGCCGCGATCCTGTCCGGGCTGAACGAGGGCGAAGTGCTGTTCCTGGACGAGATCCACCGGATGTCGCGTCCGGCCGAGGAACTGCTCTACATGGCGATGGAGGACTTCCGGGTCGACGTGATCGTCGGCAAGGGGCCGGGCGCGACCGCGATCCCACTGGAGATCCCGCCGTTCACGCTGGTCGGGGCCACCACCCGGGCGGGCCTGCTGCCGGGGCCGCTGCGGGACAGGTTCGGGTTCACCGGGCACCTGGAGTTCTACGAGGCCGCCGAGCTGGAGAAGATCATCAAGCGCTCGGCCGCGCTGCTCGAGGTCGACATCACCAACGAGGCCGCGGCCGAGATCGCGTCCCGGTCCCGGGGCACACCCCGGATCGCGAACCGGCTGCTCCGCCGGGTCCGCGACTTCGCCGAGGTGCGGGCGGACGGAATCGTCACGATCGCCTTGTCGAGATCCGCGCTCGAGCTGTACGAGGTGGACAAGATGGGCCTGGACCGGCTGGACCGGTCGGTGCTGGAGGCGCTGTGCCGGCGCTTCGGCGGGGGACCGGTCGGCCTGTCCACGCTCGCGGTCGCCGTCGGCGAGGAACGCGAGACGGTGGAAGAGGTCGCCGAGCCGTTCCTGGTCCGCTCCGGCTACCTGGCCCGTACGCCGCGTGGCCGGGTCGCCACCCCGGCGGCCTGGCGGCACCTCGGCCTCGCCGTACCGAAGGGTGCGACGTTCGCCGACACCCTCTTCGACACCGAGGACGAGTAATTCCGCGTCGGTACGGTCGTTTCGACCCAGCTTGCAGCTTTTGACATCGGTCCCGGGCGCGGGTCGGATGGTGGGCACGATCCGGCCGCCGGGGTCGTTGGAAGGGGTGACGAGTAACGCAAACGTGACCCCCTGTCATGAGGTACTTCTCGCCGCTCAGGGTTAGACTCCCCGGTGGCCTGACCTCGGCCATCCCGCCGTACCCTGCGCGCCTGAGCAGAGCGCGCAGGACACCCGTACTCTCGACGAAGGATTCTGAGTCCCGATGCAACTGATCGCCGTACCGATGGCCTCCTCCGGCGGAGGGGGCATCACGCTCCTGCTTCCGCTCGTCCTGATCGTCGGGATGATCTGGTTCATGAGCCGGACCCAGAAGAAGCAGCGCCAGAAGCAGGCCGACACGGTCGCCATGCTGACGCCCGGCACCAAGGTGATCACCACCAGCGGGATGGTCGGCATCGTCGAGGAGGTCGACGACGAGTACGTGACGCTGGAGATCTCCGAGGGCGTCCTGATCCAGCTCGTCAAGGCCGCGGTCGGCCGCGTGATCCCGGACGACGCCGAGGCGCCGGCCGACGAGGCCGCCGGCACCGAGGAGCCGGCCGACGAGGTCGCGGCGGAAGAGGCCCGTGACACGGTCGACGTACCGGAGACCGGTGGCAAGGTGCAGGACAAGGCGAAGCTGCCGCCCACGCACACCGAGAACTGATTTTCCGTCCTATCGGCGTGCGGCGCGCAAGCGTCCTGGTGACCCTGCGGCGCGCCCAGTAACGCAAAGGTTGAATCTGACGTGGCAACGACGACGACATCCCGCCCGGGACGGCTCCTGATCGTCCTGGCGGTCATCCTGGTCCTGCTGTTCGGGATCATGGGGCTGACCAGGTCCTGGAAGCCCAAGCTCGGCCTGGACCTGCGCGGTGGCACCACCATCACGCTGACCGCGAAGTCATCGGCCGGTGGCGGCCAGGTGACCGCCGACCAGCTCTCCGAGGCGAAGAACATCATCTCGCAGCGGGTGAACGGTGCGGGTGTCGGTGAATCCGAGATCACCACGTCGGGTCGCAACCTGATCAACGTGGCGGTGCCGGGCTCGAACCAGGAGAGCCTGATCAAGCAGGTCGGCCAGACCGCGCTGCTGTACTTCCGGATCGTGTACGACGCGCAGGCGGGCGGCCCGGTGCCGACGCCGACGGCCACGCCGACCGGTACCCCCAGCGGAAAGCCGTCGACCAGCGCCACCCCGAAGCCGAGCTCGACGATCAAGCCACCGTCGACTCCGGCGACGACGCCGAAGGGCCGGGCCTGGAGCAGCGTGCTGTCCAATGCCACGCCGACCCCGACTCCCAACCCCAGCGCGACGCCGACGGCCACGCCGAAGCCCAGCACGCCGGCCACGCCCGCCGCGGAGCTGCCGAAGGTCACCGGTGACCCGCTGAAGTGGACGCCGGACGCGACCACCCAGGCAGCGTTCGCGGCGGCCCAGTGCGCGACGCTGAACAAGGACGACCCGAACCGGGACCTGCCGGACAAGCCGCTGATCTCCTGCGACAAGGCCGGTACGTCGAAGTACCTGCTCGGCCCGGCGATCCTCAAGGGCACCGATCTGTCGGACGCCTCGGCGGGCATCCCGCAGGGTGGGTTCGCCTGGCAGGTCAACCTGAAGTTCACCGGTGACGGCGGCAAGAAGTTCCTCGACGCCACCACCAACATCTCCCAGCGCGGCCAGGGCCAGAACCTGTTCGCGATCGTGCTGGACGGCGTCTCGATCTCGACCCCGAGCGTGTCCGGCCCGATCCCGGGTGGTCAGGCGCAGATCACCGGCTCGTTCACCGAGTCCGAGGCGCGCGACCTGGCGAACGTCTTGAAGTACGGCGCGCTGCCGGTCACCTTCGACCTGTCCTCGGTCGAGACGATCTCCCCGCAGCTCGGTGGCGACCAGCTGTCGGCCGGCATCACGGCCGGCATCATCGGCCTGATCCTGGTGCTGATCTTCTCGTTCCTGTACTACCGCGGTCTGGGTCTGGTAGTGGTGCTGTCGCTGGCCATCTCGGCCGCGCTCACCTACGCCTCGGTCGTACTGCTCGGCAAGGCGATCGGCTTCACGCTGACGCTGGCCGGTATCGCCGGTCTGATCGTCGCCATCGGTATCACCGCGGACTCGTTCGTCATCTACTTCGAACGGCTCCGTGACGAGGTCCGCGAAGGCCGCAGCCTGCGCTCCTCGGTGGAGACCGGCTGGGCCCGCGCCAAGCACACCATCATCGCGGCCGACTCGATCTCGCTGCTCGCCGCCGCGGTGCTGTACATCCTCGCGGTCGGCGGCGTGAAGGGCTTCGCGTTCACGCTCGGCCTGACCACCCTGATCGACCTGCTGATCGTGTTCATCTTCACCAAGCCGCTGGTGACCCTGCTGGCCCGGACCGACTTCTTCGGCCACGGTCACAAGCTGTCCGGGCTCGACCCGGAGCATCTCGGCGTCGAGCGGTTGCCCGGCCAGATGAAACCGACAGCCCGTCCGGCCAAGCCGTCGACGCGTAAGCCCGTGGGAGGCGAGGTCTGATGTCGAAGCTCGGAAGCATCGGTGCCAAGTTGCACCGTGGCGAGGTCTCCTACGACTTCATCGGCCACCGCAAGCTGTGGTTCAGCATCTCGATCGCGCTGGTGGTCATCTCCCTCGGCGGCCTGTTCGCCCGGGGCCTGGCCCTCGGAATCGAGTTCAAGGGCGGCGTCGAGTACCAGACGACCGTGAAGGTCACCAGCAACACCATCGACGACTTCACCGCCGCGGTGAAGTCCACGAACGCACACGACCTGGGCGACCCGGTCGTCACCACGGTCGGCTCCGACAAGGTCCGGGTGCAGACCCGGCCGCTGAGCCAGGACGACGTGGTCAAGGTCCAGGCGGCGATCGCCAAGGAGGCCGGCGTTCCGGCCTCGAACGTGAGCCGTTCGCAGATCGGCGCCTCCTGGGGTGACCAGATCGCGAACAAGGCGATCCTGGCCCTGGTCGTGTTCCTGATCCTCGTGTTCGGGGTGATCTGGGTCTACTTCCGGGAACCGAAGGCGTCGATGGCCGCGATCATCGCGCTGATCCACGACGTCACCATCACGGTCGGCGTCTACGCGCTGATCGGTTTCGACGTCACGCCGGCGACCGTGATCGGCGTCCTGACCATCCTCGGTTACTCGCTGTACGACACCGTCGTGGTCTTCGACAAGGTCCGCGAGAACACCCGGGCCATCACCGGGAACAACCGCTTCACCTACAGCGACGCGACCAACCTCGCCGTGAACCAGACCGTCGTACGGTCGATCAACACCACCTTGATCGCGCTGCTGCCGGTCGGGTCGATCCTCGTGGTCGGCACCGTGGTGCTCGGCACCGGACCGCTGAAGGACCTGTCGCTGGCGCTGTTCGTCGGTATCGCCGTCGGTGCGTACTCCTCGGTCTTCATCGCCCCGGCCCTGCTGGCCACCTTCAAGGAGCGTGAGCCGGGCATGCAGGCGCTGCGTCGCCGGGTCGAGGCCAAGCGTGGCGGGACCGTCGCTGCTGCCGCAAGCAAGCCGGTACCGGCCGCCGCTACGGCAACGGTCGCGACGAGCGAACCGGCAGCCCGCAAGCAGGACCGCCCGAAGGCCGGTACGCCGGTGACGTCGAGCCGGCCGGTCAAGTCGTCGACCGGGGCAGGCCGCCCGCAGCCGACCCGCAAGCCGCGGTCCAAGCGCGGTAAGTGATGCGCTCGCTCGAGAAGGTCCTCACCGACGGCATCCGCGACATCCCGGACTACCCGCAGGCAGGGGTGGTGTTCAAGGACATCACCCCGCTGCTGGCGGACCACGAGGGATTCAGCCTGGTCGTCCAGGCGCTGGCCACCGCCGGCCGGGACGCCGACGGGAAGGTCG
The Kribbella voronezhensis DNA segment above includes these coding regions:
- the ruvB gene encoding Holliday junction branch migration DNA helicase RuvB, translating into MEDNVRPLVSADLADLEERKIESALRPRTLAEFGGQRRVSEQLELVLHAARGRNRAPDHVLLSGPPGLGKTTLAMIIASELSAPLRVTSGPAIQHAGDLAAILSGLNEGEVLFLDEIHRMSRPAEELLYMAMEDFRVDVIVGKGPGATAIPLEIPPFTLVGATTRAGLLPGPLRDRFGFTGHLEFYEAAELEKIIKRSAALLEVDITNEAAAEIASRSRGTPRIANRLLRRVRDFAEVRADGIVTIALSRSALELYEVDKMGLDRLDRSVLEALCRRFGGGPVGLSTLAVAVGEERETVEEVAEPFLVRSGYLARTPRGRVATPAAWRHLGLAVPKGATFADTLFDTEDE
- the yajC gene encoding preprotein translocase subunit YajC; the protein is MQLIAVPMASSGGGGITLLLPLVLIVGMIWFMSRTQKKQRQKQADTVAMLTPGTKVITTSGMVGIVEEVDDEYVTLEISEGVLIQLVKAAVGRVIPDDAEAPADEAAGTEEPADEVAAEEARDTVDVPETGGKVQDKAKLPPTHTEN
- the secD gene encoding protein translocase subunit SecD, which translates into the protein MATTTTSRPGRLLIVLAVILVLLFGIMGLTRSWKPKLGLDLRGGTTITLTAKSSAGGGQVTADQLSEAKNIISQRVNGAGVGESEITTSGRNLINVAVPGSNQESLIKQVGQTALLYFRIVYDAQAGGPVPTPTATPTGTPSGKPSTSATPKPSSTIKPPSTPATTPKGRAWSSVLSNATPTPTPNPSATPTATPKPSTPATPAAELPKVTGDPLKWTPDATTQAAFAAAQCATLNKDDPNRDLPDKPLISCDKAGTSKYLLGPAILKGTDLSDASAGIPQGGFAWQVNLKFTGDGGKKFLDATTNISQRGQGQNLFAIVLDGVSISTPSVSGPIPGGQAQITGSFTESEARDLANVLKYGALPVTFDLSSVETISPQLGGDQLSAGITAGIIGLILVLIFSFLYYRGLGLVVVLSLAISAALTYASVVLLGKAIGFTLTLAGIAGLIVAIGITADSFVIYFERLRDEVREGRSLRSSVETGWARAKHTIIAADSISLLAAAVLYILAVGGVKGFAFTLGLTTLIDLLIVFIFTKPLVTLLARTDFFGHGHKLSGLDPEHLGVERLPGQMKPTARPAKPSTRKPVGGEV
- the secF gene encoding protein translocase subunit SecF, which codes for MSKLGSIGAKLHRGEVSYDFIGHRKLWFSISIALVVISLGGLFARGLALGIEFKGGVEYQTTVKVTSNTIDDFTAAVKSTNAHDLGDPVVTTVGSDKVRVQTRPLSQDDVVKVQAAIAKEAGVPASNVSRSQIGASWGDQIANKAILALVVFLILVFGVIWVYFREPKASMAAIIALIHDVTITVGVYALIGFDVTPATVIGVLTILGYSLYDTVVVFDKVRENTRAITGNNRFTYSDATNLAVNQTVVRSINTTLIALLPVGSILVVGTVVLGTGPLKDLSLALFVGIAVGAYSSVFIAPALLATFKEREPGMQALRRRVEAKRGGTVAAAASKPVPAAATATVATSEPAARKQDRPKAGTPVTSSRPVKSSTGAGRPQPTRKPRSKRGK